One window from the genome of Pseudomonas sp. L5B5 encodes:
- a CDS encoding sensor histidine kinase has translation MHKPSSLRWRLLWNLALLLVVLMLASGLSAYWNGREAADTAYDRTLLASARTIAAGLSQRDGSLSANVPYVALDTFAYDSAGRIYYQVNDIHQQLISGYENLPGPPPGTPRTDDYPALARFYDATYLGQNVRVVSLLKAVSEPNMNGMAEIRVAETDEARVAMARSLMADTLLRLGMLAIGALLLVWFAVSAALRPLERLRSAVEERQPDDLRPLPLVSVQHELGPLVRALNHFTERLRGQFERQAQFIADAAHELRTPLAALKARLELGLRSNEPQTWRSTLENVAQGTDRLTHLANQLLSLARVENGARAIAEGGAQPLDLSQLARELGMAMAPLAHARGVALALEADEPVWLKGEPTLLNELLSNLVDNALAHTPSGGNVVLRVAAPGVLEVEDDGPGIPLEDRDRVFERFYRRNQQVAGSGLGLAIVGEICRAHLAQISLHDGQPSGLKVRVSFSAGQESR, from the coding sequence ATGCATAAGCCCAGCAGCCTGCGCTGGCGCCTGTTGTGGAACCTGGCGCTGCTGCTGGTGGTGCTGATGCTGGCCAGTGGCCTGAGCGCCTACTGGAACGGTCGCGAGGCTGCCGACACCGCCTACGACCGAACCCTCCTGGCCTCGGCTCGAACCATCGCCGCCGGCCTGTCCCAGCGTGATGGCAGCCTCAGTGCCAACGTGCCTTATGTGGCCCTGGACACCTTCGCCTATGACAGTGCCGGGCGAATCTACTACCAGGTCAATGACATCCACCAACAACTGATTTCCGGCTACGAGAACCTGCCGGGGCCGCCGCCAGGTACGCCGCGCACCGATGACTACCCGGCGCTGGCACGGTTCTACGATGCGACCTACCTGGGGCAGAACGTGCGGGTGGTGAGCCTGCTCAAGGCGGTCAGCGAGCCGAACATGAACGGCATGGCGGAAATCCGCGTGGCGGAAACCGATGAGGCCCGGGTGGCCATGGCCCGCAGCCTGATGGCCGACACCCTGTTGCGCCTGGGCATGCTGGCCATCGGCGCCCTGCTGCTGGTGTGGTTCGCGGTGAGTGCGGCCTTGCGACCGCTGGAGCGCTTGCGCAGTGCGGTGGAGGAGCGTCAGCCGGACGACCTGCGGCCTCTGCCGCTGGTTTCGGTGCAGCACGAGCTGGGGCCGCTGGTACGGGCCTTGAACCATTTCACCGAGCGTTTGCGCGGACAGTTCGAGCGTCAGGCGCAGTTCATCGCTGACGCGGCCCATGAGTTGCGTACCCCGCTGGCGGCGCTCAAGGCCCGTCTCGAGCTCGGGTTGCGTTCCAATGAACCGCAGACCTGGCGCTCGACCCTGGAGAACGTGGCCCAGGGCACCGACCGTCTGACCCATCTGGCCAACCAGCTGTTGTCCCTGGCCCGGGTGGAAAACGGCGCCCGGGCGATTGCCGAGGGTGGGGCGCAACCGCTCGATCTCAGCCAGCTGGCGCGCGAGTTGGGCATGGCCATGGCACCGCTGGCCCATGCCCGGGGCGTCGCCCTGGCGTTGGAGGCCGACGAGCCCGTGTGGCTCAAGGGCGAGCCGACCCTGCTCAATGAGCTGCTGAGCAACCTGGTGGACAATGCCCTGGCCCATACGCCGTCGGGCGGTAATGTGGTGCTGAGGGTTGCCGCGCCGGGGGTGCTGGAGGTGGAGGATGACGGGCCGGGGATTCCCCTGGAGGATCGCGACCGGGTCTTCGAGCGCTTCTACCGGCGCAACCAGCAGGTAGCCGGATCGGGGCTGGGGTTGGCCATCGTCGGTGAAATCTGTCGCGCGCATCTGGCACAGATCAGCCTGCATGACGGCCAGCCGTCGGGCTTGAAGGTGAGGGTGAGTTTCAGCGCAGGTCAGGAGTCTCGATAA
- a CDS encoding protein YgfX, whose translation MSNPSKLFESRWQASLQLLAAYLLAQAFALGAVFLLDIPLVSTLLGLLLCLLHAAWTLPRKILLSHPRAFTRLRHGVAGWQLWSRAGGWQAVHLCPDSLALPLIVVLRFRLKGQRRVCSICVPRDSQAADEHRRLRVRLKFGRNRWAAAE comes from the coding sequence GTGTCCAACCCAAGTAAGCTGTTCGAGAGCCGCTGGCAGGCTTCACTGCAACTGCTGGCGGCCTATCTGTTGGCCCAGGCCTTCGCCCTGGGTGCCGTTTTTTTGCTCGATATCCCCCTTGTGTCCACGCTCCTTGGGCTGTTGCTGTGCCTGCTGCACGCCGCCTGGACACTGCCCCGCAAAATCCTGTTGAGCCACCCCCGGGCTTTTACGCGCTTGCGCCATGGCGTCGCGGGCTGGCAATTGTGGAGCCGGGCCGGGGGCTGGCAGGCGGTGCACTTGTGCCCCGACAGCCTGGCGCTGCCGTTGATCGTGGTGTTGCGTTTTCGCCTGAAGGGGCAGCGCCGGGTCTGCTCCATCTGCGTCCCGAGGGATTCGCAGGCGGCCGACGAGCATCGGCGCCTGCGGGTGCGGCTCAAGTTCGGTCGCAATAGGTGGGCGGCTGCAGAATAG
- a CDS encoding YgfZ/GcvT domain-containing protein — translation MADSAFFCSLSHEGVLAARGPDAGKFLQGQLTCNLNYLSDSQSSLGARCTQKGRMQSSFRILLEGDGYLLAMASELIEAQLADLKKYAVFSKAKLNDDSSSWARFGLDSAQGVLAGLGLELPQEDGAVARADGLIAVRVSTDRAELWIPAERAAGLRQHLAAQLPEGELNQWLLGQVRAGLGQVMPQTRELFIPQMLNLQAVGGVSFKKGCYTGQEIVARMQYLGKLKRRLYRLALPSGELPLPGTPLFSPTHGSAIGEVVLAAQAADQVELLAVVQAEAAEDGNLHLGTLEGPGLQLLDLPYQLDRDREILR, via the coding sequence ATGGCTGACTCCGCTTTTTTCTGCTCCCTGTCCCACGAAGGCGTGCTCGCCGCCCGCGGCCCCGATGCCGGCAAATTCCTGCAGGGTCAACTGACCTGCAACCTCAATTACCTCAGTGACAGCCAGTCCAGCCTGGGCGCCCGCTGTACCCAGAAAGGCCGCATGCAATCCAGCTTCCGCATTCTCCTGGAAGGTGACGGTTACCTGCTGGCCATGGCCAGCGAACTGATCGAGGCGCAACTGGCGGACCTGAAGAAATACGCGGTGTTCTCCAAGGCCAAGCTCAACGATGACAGCTCCAGCTGGGCACGTTTCGGCCTGGATTCGGCCCAGGGTGTTCTCGCCGGGCTGGGGCTCGAGCTGCCCCAGGAGGATGGTGCCGTGGCCCGGGCGGACGGCCTGATCGCCGTGCGTGTCTCAACCGACCGTGCAGAGCTCTGGATTCCGGCCGAACGCGCCGCTGGGTTGCGCCAGCACCTGGCCGCGCAACTGCCCGAAGGCGAGCTGAACCAGTGGCTGCTGGGCCAGGTTCGCGCAGGCCTGGGCCAGGTCATGCCACAGACCCGCGAACTGTTCATCCCGCAGATGCTCAACCTGCAAGCCGTGGGTGGCGTCAGCTTCAAGAAGGGCTGCTATACCGGCCAGGAAATCGTCGCCCGCATGCAGTACCTGGGCAAACTCAAGCGTCGCCTGTACCGCCTGGCCCTGCCCTCAGGCGAATTGCCGCTACCGGGCACCCCGCTGTTTTCCCCGACCCACGGCAGTGCCATCGGTGAGGTGGTGCTGGCGGCCCAGGCTGCGGATCAAGTGGAACTGCTGGCCGTGGTACAGGCCGAAGCAGCGGAAGATGGCAACCTGCACCTGGGCACGCTCGAAGGGCCCGGCCTGCAATTGCTCGACCTGCCGTACCAGCTGGATCGCGATCGCGAAATCCTGCGCTGA
- the nadB gene encoding L-aspartate oxidase, which translates to MSQQFQHDVLVIGSGAAGLSLALTLPSHLRIAVLSKGDLANGSTYRAQGGVAAVLDDTDTVESHVDDTLNAGAGLCHEDAVRFTVEHSREAIQWLIDQGVPFTRDEDASNDDNGFEFHLTREGGHSHRRIIHAADATGAAIFTTLLAKARQHPNIELLEQRVAVDLITEKRLGLEGHRCLGAYVLNRATGEVDTFGARFVILASGGAAKVYLYTSNPDSACGDGIAMAWRSGCRVANLEFNQFHPTCLYHPQAKNFLITEALRGEGAHLKLPNGERFMQRFDPRAELAPRDIVARAIDHEMKRLGIDCVYLDISHKPESFIKSHFPTVYERCLEFSIDITRQPIPVVPAAHYTCGGVMVDQHGHTDVPGLYAIGETSFTGLHGANRMASNSLLECFVYARSAATDILRQLPQIALPIALPAWDASQVTDSDEDVIIAHNWDELRRFMWDYVGIVRTNKRLQRAQHRVRLLLDEIDEFYSNYKVSRDLIELRNLAQVAELMIRSAMARKESRGLHYTLDYPQMLAEARDTILQPPTYCDRT; encoded by the coding sequence ATGAGCCAACAGTTTCAACACGATGTCCTGGTAATAGGCAGCGGCGCCGCCGGCCTGAGCCTGGCCCTGACCCTGCCCAGCCACCTGCGTATTGCGGTCTTGAGCAAGGGCGATCTCGCCAATGGCTCGACCTATCGAGCCCAGGGGGGCGTGGCCGCGGTGCTGGACGACACCGACACCGTCGAATCCCATGTCGATGACACCCTCAATGCCGGCGCAGGCCTGTGTCATGAGGACGCGGTGCGTTTTACCGTGGAACACAGCCGGGAGGCCATCCAGTGGCTGATCGACCAGGGCGTGCCCTTTACCCGCGACGAAGATGCCAGCAACGACGACAACGGCTTCGAATTCCACCTGACTCGTGAAGGCGGCCACAGCCACCGGCGTATCATCCATGCCGCAGACGCCACCGGCGCTGCCATCTTCACCACCCTGCTGGCCAAGGCCCGGCAACATCCCAATATCGAATTGCTGGAGCAACGGGTCGCCGTCGACCTCATCACTGAAAAACGCCTGGGCCTGGAAGGCCATCGCTGCCTGGGCGCCTACGTGCTCAACCGCGCCACCGGCGAAGTCGATACCTTCGGTGCACGCTTCGTGATCCTCGCTTCCGGCGGTGCAGCCAAGGTCTACCTCTATACCAGCAACCCCGACAGCGCCTGCGGCGACGGCATCGCCATGGCCTGGCGCTCGGGCTGCCGGGTGGCCAACCTGGAGTTCAATCAGTTTCATCCCACCTGCCTTTATCACCCGCAGGCCAAGAACTTCCTGATCACCGAAGCCCTGCGCGGCGAGGGCGCCCACTTAAAGCTGCCCAATGGCGAGCGATTCATGCAGCGCTTCGACCCCCGGGCCGAACTGGCACCCCGCGACATCGTCGCCCGGGCTATCGACCATGAGATGAAGCGCCTCGGTATCGACTGCGTCTACCTGGACATCAGCCACAAACCGGAAAGTTTCATCAAGAGTCATTTCCCCACTGTCTATGAGCGCTGCCTGGAGTTCTCCATCGACATCACCCGCCAGCCGATTCCGGTGGTGCCGGCCGCACACTACACCTGCGGCGGGGTCATGGTGGACCAGCATGGCCATACCGACGTACCCGGCTTGTATGCCATAGGCGAAACCAGCTTTACCGGCTTGCACGGGGCCAATCGCATGGCCAGCAATTCATTGCTGGAATGTTTCGTCTATGCCCGCTCGGCGGCGACCGACATCCTCAGGCAACTGCCGCAGATCGCGCTCCCCATCGCCCTGCCCGCCTGGGACGCCAGTCAGGTCACCGACTCCGACGAAGACGTGATCATTGCGCACAACTGGGACGAGCTGCGGCGTTTCATGTGGGACTACGTGGGCATCGTACGCACCAACAAGCGCCTGCAGCGGGCTCAGCACCGGGTGCGCCTGCTGCTGGACGAGATCGACGAGTTCTACAGCAACTACAAGGTCAGCCGCGACCTGATCGAACTGCGCAACCTGGCCCAGGTCGCCGAGCTGATGATCCGCTCAGCGATGGCGCGCAAGGAAAGCCGCGGCCTGCACTACACCCTCGATTACCCGCAGATGCTCGCCGAAGCCCGGGATACTATTCTGCAGCCGCCCACCTATTGCGACCGAACTTGA
- a CDS encoding OprD family porin produces the protein MPSTHPQATTPVRFSRLTPTALASAAALAGVAPLTQAAFFEDSSATFETRNMYFNRDFRDGTSAQQSKRDEWAQGFMLNLQSGYTDGTVGFGLDALGMLGIKLDSSPDRTGTGLLPTHDDGRAADQYSKLGLTGKVKISATELKIGSLIPELPILKPNDGRILPQTFEGGLLTSREIKNLTFTGGRLNKAKDRDDSNYEDIRLNNKNSRFAGTVAGKHFNFGGLDYKFTDKITGSYHFAQLDDVYRQHFLGLVASRPMGPGTFATDLRLAISDDQGQARGGKIDNKSLNGLVSYALNGHKLSAGYQHMSGDSAFPYVDGSDPYLVNFVQINDFAGAEERSWQARYDYDFAKLGVPGLSFMTRYLRGDNIALKNGDTGKEWERNTEIKYVVQSGTFKDVAVRLRNATYRSNYSARDADEVRLLVSYSVALW, from the coding sequence ATGCCATCCACGCACCCTCAGGCCACCACGCCTGTGCGTTTCTCCCGCCTGACCCCGACCGCCCTTGCCAGCGCCGCCGCCCTTGCCGGTGTCGCCCCGCTGACCCAGGCCGCCTTCTTCGAAGACAGCAGCGCCACCTTCGAAACCCGCAACATGTATTTCAACCGAGACTTTCGCGACGGCACCAGCGCCCAGCAATCAAAGCGCGATGAATGGGCCCAGGGCTTCATGCTCAATCTGCAGTCGGGCTACACCGACGGCACCGTGGGTTTTGGCCTGGACGCCCTGGGCATGCTCGGGATCAAGCTCGACTCCAGCCCCGATCGCACCGGCACCGGCCTGTTGCCGACCCACGATGACGGGCGCGCGGCCGACCAGTACTCCAAGCTCGGCCTGACCGGCAAGGTGAAGATCTCCGCCACCGAACTGAAGATCGGCAGCCTGATCCCGGAACTGCCGATCCTCAAGCCCAATGACGGGCGCATCCTGCCGCAGACGTTCGAGGGCGGTTTGCTGACCTCCAGGGAGATCAAGAACCTGACCTTCACCGGCGGCCGCCTCAACAAGGCCAAGGACCGCGACGACAGCAACTACGAGGACATCCGCCTCAACAACAAGAACAGCCGTTTCGCCGGCACCGTGGCCGGCAAGCACTTCAACTTCGGCGGCCTGGACTACAAGTTCACCGACAAGATCACCGGCAGCTACCACTTCGCCCAACTGGACGATGTCTACCGCCAGCATTTCCTCGGCCTGGTCGCCTCCCGGCCCATGGGCCCGGGCACCTTCGCCACCGACCTGCGCCTGGCCATCAGCGACGACCAGGGCCAGGCCCGCGGCGGCAAGATCGACAACAAGTCCCTCAACGGCCTGGTGAGCTACGCCCTCAACGGCCATAAACTCAGTGCCGGCTACCAGCACATGTCCGGCGACAGCGCTTTTCCCTACGTGGATGGCAGCGATCCGTACTTGGTGAACTTCGTGCAGATCAACGACTTCGCCGGCGCCGAGGAGCGCTCCTGGCAAGCCCGCTACGACTACGACTTCGCCAAGCTGGGGGTGCCCGGCCTGAGCTTCATGACCCGCTACCTGCGCGGTGACAACATCGCCCTGAAAAACGGCGACACCGGCAAGGAATGGGAACGCAACACCGAGATCAAGTACGTGGTGCAAAGCGGTACCTTCAAGGACGTCGCGGTACGCCTGCGCAATGCCACCTACCGTTCCAACTATTCGGCTCGCGATGCGGACGAAGTACGCCTGCTGGTGAGCTACAGCGTGGCCCTGTGGTAA
- a CDS encoding response regulator, translating into MRVLLVEDHLQLAESVAQALKSTGLTVDVLHDGVAADLALGSEEYAMVVLDVGLPRMDGFEVLARLRARGKNLPVLMLTARSDVKDRVHGLNLGADDYLAKPFELTELEARVKALLRRSVLGGERQQRCGVLAYDLDTRRFTLGEELLTLTSREQAVLEALIARPGRVMSKEQLASQVFGLDEEASPDAIEIYIHRLRKKLDGQAVAIVTFRGLGYLLESRDA; encoded by the coding sequence ATGCGGGTCCTGCTGGTCGAAGACCATCTGCAACTGGCTGAAAGTGTCGCCCAGGCGCTCAAGAGCACCGGCCTGACCGTGGATGTGCTGCACGACGGGGTGGCCGCCGACCTGGCCCTGGGCAGCGAGGAATACGCCATGGTGGTCCTCGATGTCGGCTTGCCGCGCATGGACGGTTTCGAAGTGCTGGCGCGCTTGCGTGCCCGTGGCAAGAACCTGCCGGTACTGATGCTTACCGCTCGCAGCGACGTCAAGGATCGGGTGCACGGGTTGAACCTCGGGGCCGATGACTACCTGGCCAAGCCATTCGAGCTGACCGAGCTGGAGGCCAGGGTCAAGGCGCTGTTGCGCCGCAGCGTGCTGGGTGGTGAACGCCAGCAGCGTTGCGGGGTGCTGGCCTACGACCTGGACACCCGGCGCTTTACCCTTGGCGAGGAGTTGCTGACCCTGACGTCCCGCGAGCAGGCGGTACTCGAGGCGTTGATCGCCCGGCCTGGCCGGGTGATGAGCAAGGAGCAGCTGGCCTCCCAGGTGTTCGGCCTGGATGAGGAAGCCAGTCCGGATGCCATCGAGATCTATATCCATCGCCTGCGCAAGAAGCTCGATGGCCAGGCGGTGGCCATCGTGACCTTCCGCGGCCTGGGCTACTTGCTGGAAAGCCGCGATGCATAA
- a CDS encoding HDOD domain-containing protein encodes MTELAEKVQQDLVEAIDNDDLVLPTLPEVAMQIRQAAEDPEISVSTLSKVIGRDTALSARLIKVVNSPLLRAAQEVTDLHTAITRLGVNYSSNLAIGLVMEQIFNARSEVVEHKMRDVWRRSLEVAGVCYALCRSYTQLKPDQAALGGLVHQIGVLPILTYAEDHYELLADPVSLNHVIEQIHPLLGNKLLQVWEFPEQLAQIPQQYLDFQRQGAQIDYVDLVQVATLYCHKDTDHPLSRIDAFSVPAFKKLKIDPDDQAMCRDLEESRSMLY; translated from the coding sequence ATGACTGAGCTGGCGGAAAAGGTCCAACAGGATTTGGTCGAGGCCATCGACAACGATGACCTGGTCCTGCCAACCCTACCGGAGGTGGCCATGCAGATTCGCCAGGCCGCCGAAGACCCGGAAATCAGCGTCAGCACCCTGAGCAAAGTGATAGGTCGCGACACTGCTCTGTCGGCACGACTGATCAAGGTGGTCAACAGCCCGCTCCTGCGAGCGGCCCAGGAAGTCACCGACCTGCATACCGCCATCACGCGCCTGGGCGTCAACTACAGCAGCAACCTGGCCATCGGCCTGGTGATGGAACAGATCTTCAATGCCCGCTCCGAAGTGGTGGAGCACAAGATGCGCGACGTCTGGCGCCGGAGCCTGGAAGTGGCCGGGGTCTGCTATGCCCTGTGCCGCAGCTATACCCAGCTCAAGCCAGACCAGGCGGCGCTCGGCGGCCTGGTGCACCAGATCGGCGTACTGCCGATCCTGACCTACGCCGAAGACCACTACGAGCTGCTGGCCGACCCGGTCAGCCTCAACCACGTGATCGAACAGATCCACCCACTCCTGGGCAACAAGCTGCTGCAGGTCTGGGAGTTCCCCGAGCAACTGGCGCAGATTCCCCAGCAATACCTGGACTTCCAGCGTCAGGGCGCCCAGATCGACTACGTGGATCTGGTCCAGGTCGCCACCCTGTACTGCCACAAGGACACCGACCACCCGCTCTCGCGGATCGATGCCTTCAGCGTACCGGCCTTCAAGAAACTGAAGATCGACCCGGACGACCAGGCCATGTGCCGCGACCTCGAGGAATCGCGCTCGATGCTCTACTGA
- the rpoE gene encoding RNA polymerase sigma factor RpoE: protein MLTQEEDQQLVERVQRGDKRAFDLLVLKYQHKILGLIVRFVHDTHEAQDVAQEAFIKAYRALGNFRGDSAFYTWLYRIAINTAKNYLVSRGRRPPDSDVSSEDAEFYDGDHGLKDLESPERALLRDEIEGTVHRTIQQLPEDLRTALTLREFDGLSYEDIASVMQCPVGTVRSRIFRAREAIDKALQPLLQET from the coding sequence ATGCTAACCCAGGAAGAGGATCAGCAGCTGGTCGAGCGCGTTCAGCGCGGTGACAAGCGCGCGTTCGATCTGCTCGTGCTGAAGTACCAGCACAAAATTCTCGGGTTGATCGTGCGTTTTGTGCACGACACCCATGAAGCCCAGGATGTCGCACAGGAAGCCTTCATCAAGGCATACCGTGCACTAGGTAATTTTCGTGGTGACAGTGCGTTCTACACGTGGCTGTACCGCATCGCCATCAACACGGCGAAAAACTATCTGGTTTCACGCGGCCGTCGGCCGCCGGATAGCGATGTCAGTTCTGAAGATGCGGAGTTCTACGACGGCGATCATGGCCTGAAGGATCTCGAATCGCCGGAACGTGCGTTGTTGCGGGATGAGATCGAAGGCACCGTCCATCGCACCATCCAGCAGTTGCCTGAAGATTTGCGTACGGCTTTAACTTTACGTGAATTCGATGGTCTGAGTTACGAGGACATTGCGAGCGTCATGCAGTGTCCGGTGGGTACCGTGCGCTCCCGGATTTTCCGCGCTCGGGAAGCCATCGATAAAGCCCTGCAGCCGTTGTTGCAGGAAACCTGA
- a CDS encoding sigma-E factor negative regulatory protein: MSREALQESLSAVMDNEADELELRRVLNAVDEVETRETWARYQIARAAMHKELLLPRLDIAAAVSAALADEAVPAKGSRGPWRSLGRLAVAASVTVAVLAGVRLYNHDEIAGVELAQQAGQPTLAVPQVKGPAVLAGYNESSEATGPMANGVLQGQPGWHDQRLPSYLRQHAQQAALKGTESALPYARAASLENR, translated from the coding sequence ATGAGTCGTGAAGCCCTGCAGGAATCGCTGTCCGCGGTGATGGATAACGAAGCGGACGAACTGGAATTGCGTCGGGTATTGAATGCCGTCGACGAAGTGGAAACCCGTGAGACCTGGGCTCGTTATCAGATCGCTCGGGCAGCCATGCACAAGGAGTTGCTGCTTCCGCGTCTGGATATCGCCGCTGCCGTTTCTGCAGCCCTGGCTGATGAAGCCGTGCCAGCCAAAGGCTCCCGTGGCCCCTGGCGCAGCCTGGGTCGCCTGGCGGTAGCCGCCTCGGTGACCGTAGCGGTGCTGGCAGGTGTTCGCCTGTACAACCATGACGAGATCGCGGGTGTAGAACTGGCCCAGCAAGCTGGCCAGCCAACCCTGGCGGTGCCTCAGGTCAAAGGTCCGGCGGTATTGGCTGGCTACAATGAGAGTTCCGAAGCCACTGGCCCGATGGCCAATGGTGTATTGCAAGGGCAGCCAGGGTGGCATGACCAGCGTCTGCCAAGCTATCTGCGCCAGCATGCTCAGCAAGCTGCACTCAAAGGCACTGAAAGCGCATTGCCTTATGCTCGTGCTGCGAGTCTGGAAAACCGCTAA
- a CDS encoding tripartite tricarboxylate transporter TctB family protein, with the protein MLVQRLFAAVLLLACAGLALMAWPYQAAFSYEPVGPRAFPLLMLGLMGMALLYMLFRPAPIKHSDDEPPLDRQTLTKIALCVALLLVFAGTFEPLGFILAGILAGVPMARLYGGRWLPSLVIIGLLSVALYWLFDRVMDVPLPLGLLDVLEN; encoded by the coding sequence ATGCTCGTTCAACGTCTCTTCGCCGCGGTGTTGCTGCTGGCCTGTGCCGGTCTGGCACTGATGGCCTGGCCGTACCAGGCCGCGTTTTCCTATGAACCGGTGGGCCCACGGGCCTTTCCCCTGCTGATGCTCGGGCTGATGGGCATGGCGCTGCTGTACATGCTGTTTCGCCCGGCGCCAATCAAGCACAGCGACGACGAACCGCCCCTGGACCGGCAGACCCTGACCAAGATCGCCCTCTGCGTGGCCTTGCTGCTGGTGTTCGCCGGAACCTTCGAACCCTTGGGCTTCATCCTCGCCGGCATCCTGGCCGGCGTGCCGATGGCGCGTCTGTACGGCGGCCGCTGGCTGCCCAGCCTGGTGATCATTGGCCTGCTCAGTGTCGCCCTCTACTGGCTGTTCGACCGAGTCATGGACGTGCCCCTGCCCCTTGGCCTGCTCGACGTTCTGGAGAATTGA
- a CDS encoding Bug family tripartite tricarboxylate transporter substrate binding protein, which produces MDFSLRKLALAAGCLLFAGQLLAASAEPKRPECIAPASPGGGFDLTCKLVQSALVNEKILSKPMRVTYMPGGVGAVAYNAVVAQRPADAGTLVAWSSGSLLNLAQGKFGRFDENAVHWLAAVGTSYGAIAVKSDSPYKNLDDLVQALKKDPSKVVIGSGGTVGSQDWMQTALIAKAAGINPRDLRYVALEGGGEIATALLGGHIQVGSTDISDSMPHILAGDMRLLAVFSEQRLDEPEMKDIPTAKEQGYDIVWPVVRGFYLGPKVSDEEYAWWKNAFDKLLASEEFAKLRDQRELFPFAMTGPELDTYVKKQVADYKTLAKEFGLIQ; this is translated from the coding sequence ATGGATTTTTCACTGCGTAAACTCGCCCTCGCCGCCGGCTGCCTGCTGTTTGCCGGCCAACTGCTGGCGGCCTCTGCCGAACCCAAGCGCCCGGAATGCATCGCCCCGGCCTCCCCTGGCGGTGGTTTCGACCTGACCTGCAAGCTGGTGCAAAGCGCCCTGGTCAACGAGAAGATCCTCAGCAAGCCGATGCGCGTGACCTATATGCCCGGTGGCGTTGGCGCCGTGGCCTACAACGCCGTGGTAGCCCAGCGCCCGGCCGATGCCGGGACCCTGGTGGCCTGGTCCAGCGGATCGCTGCTGAACCTGGCCCAGGGCAAGTTCGGCCGCTTCGATGAAAACGCCGTGCACTGGCTGGCGGCGGTGGGCACCAGCTATGGCGCCATCGCGGTAAAAAGCGATTCGCCCTACAAGAACCTCGACGACCTGGTCCAGGCCCTGAAAAAAGACCCGAGCAAAGTGGTGATCGGCTCCGGCGGCACCGTCGGCAGCCAGGACTGGATGCAGACCGCACTGATCGCCAAGGCCGCCGGGATCAATCCGCGCGACCTGCGCTACGTGGCCCTGGAAGGCGGCGGCGAGATCGCCACCGCCCTGCTGGGCGGGCATATCCAGGTGGGCAGTACCGACATCTCCGACTCCATGCCGCACATCCTGGCCGGCGACATGCGCCTGCTGGCGGTGTTCTCCGAGCAGCGCCTGGACGAGCCGGAAATGAAGGACATCCCCACGGCCAAGGAACAGGGCTACGACATCGTCTGGCCGGTGGTGCGCGGTTTCTACCTTGGGCCGAAAGTCAGCGACGAGGAATACGCCTGGTGGAAAAACGCCTTCGACAAGCTGCTGGCCTCCGAGGAGTTCGCCAAGCTGCGCGACCAGCGCGAGCTGTTTCCCTTCGCGATGACCGGCCCTGAACTGGACACCTATGTGAAAAAGCAGGTGGCCGACTACAAGACCCTGGCCAAAGAGTTCGGCCTGATCCAGTGA
- a CDS encoding succinate dehydrogenase assembly factor 2: MVEDVELNRLYWHSRRGMLELDVLLVPFVREVYAHLNETDRECYRKLLECEDQDMFGWFMERSESPDPELQRMVRMILDRVQPK; encoded by the coding sequence ATGGTTGAAGATGTTGAACTGAATCGCCTCTACTGGCACAGCCGTCGCGGCATGCTCGAACTGGACGTATTGCTGGTGCCGTTCGTCAGGGAGGTGTATGCGCATCTCAACGAAACGGATCGCGAGTGCTATCGCAAGCTGCTCGAGTGCGAGGACCAGGACATGTTCGGCTGGTTCATGGAACGCAGCGAATCCCCGGATCCCGAGTTGCAGCGCATGGTGCGCATGATCCTGGACCGTGTCCAACCCAAGTAA